The genomic segment AATGTCCCCCTAGATTTTGTTATGGCAGATTTTACCAGTTTTGATTCTATGTAGCTAACCCTAGTAGACCCCAAACATCTGTGGACACAGTATAAATGACCTGCACCATTTTTTTCCATCGATGAAACTGGCACCAGAGGTTCCTCCTTCCTAGGAAATATCACACCTATTTACCCAGCccaaaaaactgtccagagtagaagaacacAGTATAAATGACCTGCACCATTGTTTCCATCGATGAAACTGCCACCAGAGGTTCCTCCTTCCTAGGAAATATCACACCTATTTACCCAGcccaaagaactgtccagagtagaagaacctTCATTCCTCATACCCCATGGTGCCATAAGGTATTTTGGGAACTCATACAGCCACAGCATCTGTCCCTCCCTCCTACCTTACCAAAAGCAATACTCCAAAAAACTACTTTTTtaatttgatagatagatagatagatagataaaactcTAATAAAAACAGCATATCCAGAATGTTAGTCTTTTAGCAGAGGGTGCAGCCAGGTAAAGGACTGTGGTTACCAGGTCTAGAGCAATAGCCAAAAGGTAAGTGCAGCCACCAAATGTTTGAGAAATGTGGCATGAGGCTACTGAAATGCTGTCTGCTTTTTTGCTGCACTATGGAATAAACAACTACTTTTAACTGGATACATTTGGTGTGCTGCACTTATCCGATAGATAAATAAACAGATATATagctaaatatgagatagatagatatggggtaAGTGGATAGATATGAagcagatagacagacagacagacagacagacagacagacagacagatagatagatagatagatagatagatatagaaggCTGGAATGAGGCAAATCATGGAAGGCTGGATAAGGCAAGTAATACAGATCATCTGATTTACTTACGTGTGAAggtaaaagagaagaaaaaagaaatggaaaaaaagaacaaaaaagaggaaaaaaaggaagaggagaaggaggaagaggaaaaggatgaaggggaggaagaaaaaaaggaagagaatgtggaaggggaagaagaagaaaaggaagagaaggaggaagaagaaaaggaagagaagaaggaagaaaaaGAGGAGAAGGATAAAGAGGAGAAAGATGAAGAGGTaatagaagaagaggaggaaataaCATGCTGCCTGTGGTGTTGTATACCAACTAGAGCCTTCATCAGCAGCGTAACAAACTTTTTCTTTACCATTGCCACCCAAGATAAAAGGACTCCCTTAAGTGGattctggaggaggcgctgttagaGATGTTATCAATAGGTATTACCTTTCCTCCATTCCCAGAAGCTCACTTCTGGTTTGGTCTGTACTCCTCCTGATAACTTCTGGTATGAAAAGGGAGAGCCAAGATGGTAGAGCAGGTACTATGCTGTAGTCTTCCCATGCAGCTGAAACCAGTGACAGTAAATGTATGCAACATTGTGTGTACATTGGCTACCACATGGAGGTGTGGTATCGCCCGCATATGGTGACTAGAACACAGTACTTGACCCACCAtctcaggcccccccccccctcccctttattccaggtgataAGTCAACAGGAACAGAGAACAACCTTGAAGTGAGCCACTGGGAACCGGGGAAAGaatgccattttagatgctgagataacctctttaatatgtagaggcaaatgaggcgccattAGTATTAGGAGGgtacatttgcctcataaggggtaggaggagaccccctttaagatcaaagactggaggaaAAGACTTCCTtgagaccagtggagtctggaggaggcgctgttaaagaggtaatCAAGaaagctgaaaaggtatgaccctTTCTCGCTTCCTAGCAGCTCTTTTCTGGTTTGGTCCagactcatcctgataccttctggtttgaaaatggagggccgagatgggaAAGCAGGTAGCATgctgcagtcgtcacatgcaggcgaaatcagtggtAGCGAATGTATGCAACATCGTGTGTACATTGGCTACCACAGAGGCCTGGTTTTGCctgcatgtggtgaccacaacacattacctgaccccttatttcagccaccccctttat from the Hyla sarda isolate aHylSar1 chromosome 8, aHylSar1.hap1, whole genome shotgun sequence genome contains:
- the LOC130285176 gene encoding uncharacterized protein LOC130285176, with amino-acid sequence MNRRAIDIITAFQEEVKEKKKEMEKKNKKEEKKEEEKEEEEKDEGEEEKKEENVEGEEEEKEEKEEEEKEEKKEEKEEKDKEEKDEEVIEEEEEITCCLWCCIPTRAFISSVTNFFFTIATQDKRTPLSGFWRRRC